From a single Theropithecus gelada isolate Dixy chromosome 8, Tgel_1.0, whole genome shotgun sequence genomic region:
- the NKX2-6 gene encoding homeobox protein Nkx-2.6, which translates to MLLSPVTSTPFSVKDILRLERERSCPVASPHPGMRKSPENFQYLRMDPEPRGSEVHNAGGGGGDRRLDGSEPPGGACEAVLEMDAERMAEPQPGLSAASPLGGGTRVPECGVGNGGDSVRGGRSEQPKARQRRKPRVLFSQAQVLALERRFKQQRYLSAPEREHLASALQLTSTQVKIWFQNRRYKCKRQRQDKSLELAGHPLTPRRVAVPVLVRDGKPCLGPGPSAPAFPSPYGATVSPYSCYGGYTGAPYGAGYGSCYAGAPSGPAPHTPLASAGFGHSGQNATPQDHLAATLQGVRAW; encoded by the exons ATGCTGTTGAGCCCCGTCACCTCCACGCCCTTCTCGGTCAAGGACATCCTGAGACTGGAGCGCGAGCGGAGCTGCCCGGTGGCTTCGCCACATCCGGGGATGCGGAAGAGCCCGGAAAACTTTCAGTACTTGAGAATGGACCCAGAGCCGCGAGGGTCAGAGGTTCACAACGCTGGTGGCGGCGGCGGTGACAGAAGGCTGGACGGTTCGGAGCCTCCTGGGGGTGCCTGTGAGGCAGTCTTGGAGATGGACGCGGAACGGATGGCGGAGCCAC AACCCGGCCTGAGCGCGGCCTCGCCCCTCGGCGGCGGGACCAGGGTGCCAGAGTGCGGCGTTGGCAACGGCGGCGACAGCGTGCGGGGTGGCCGCTCCGAGCAGCCCAAGGCGCGGCAACGACGGAAGCCGCGCGTGCTCTTTTCGCAGGCGCAGGTGCTGGCCCTGGAGCGGCGCTTCAAGCAGCAGCGGTACCTGTCAGCGCCCGAGCGCGAGCACCTGGCCAGCGCGCTGCAGCTCACGTCCACGCAGGTCAAGATCTGGTTCCAGAACCGACGCTACAAATGCAAGAGACAGCGCCAGGACAAGTCGCTCGAACTGGCCGGCCACCCTCTAACGCCGCGCCGAGTGGCGGTGCCCGTCTTGGTGCGCGATGGCAAGCCCTGCCTGGGCCCCGGGCCCAGCGCACCTGCCTTCCCCAGTCCCTATGGCGCCACAGTGTCGCCCTATTCTTGCTACGGAGGCTACACCGGAGCACCCTACGGAGCAGGCTACGGCAGCTGCTACGCGGGCGCGCCCTCCGGTCCTGCGCCGCACACACCACTGGCCAGCGCGGGCTTCGGACACAGTGGCCAGAATGCCACCCCGCAGGACCATCTGGCAGCCACGCTACAGGGCGTCAGGGCCTGGTGA